A stretch of Ipomoea triloba cultivar NCNSP0323 chromosome 13, ASM357664v1 DNA encodes these proteins:
- the LOC116003073 gene encoding kinesin-like protein KIN-13B: protein MNVVGRQMQRSSSTGHNNRQFSDNFIDTAFNNKWLQSAGLHHLHSSNPNVPPLQDFGFYGNNGGGQGSKLGRNMPRSVNGGSNEDASTPPACSRSSSMRKNGSLEGMSPNELSPGLLDLHSFDTELISEVPSNYNGFSLKQPLAARSFDDSDPYISTNKLGNGGRGLADNNLLKSFSADKEKANVAKIKVVVRKRPLNRKEISKKEEDAVAIDPHNNSLTVHETKLKVDLTEYVERHEFVFDAVLNENVSNDEVYLETVAPIVPLIFQRTKATCFAYGQTGSGKTYTMQPLPLKAAGDVFSLMHHNYRNQGFQLFVSFYEIYGGKVFDLLNERKKLCMREDGKQQVCIVGLQEYRVSEVETVKELIEKGNATRSTGTTGANEESSRSHAILQLAIKRFVDGNASKPARIVGKLSFIDLAGSERGADTTDNDKQTRMEGAEINKSLLALKECIRALDNDQGHIPFRGSKLTEVLRDSFVGDSRTVMISCISPNSGSCEHTLNTLRYADRVKSLSKGSGPKREPPSLSNLRNSIAVPLSSVLPTVSGSEENMANVSQETSRANLTKQTEKEPFQHVERVPSGRSQFNLADDQKRRTGHIDIKENDSDYFEEGRGQEKPSWMVNKKGDSFQISTLEDKMRKNGHKDLPHFGTDNINSEDDLNTLLKEEEALLNAHRKQVEETMDLVREEMNLLVEVDQPGNQLDDYISRLHRLLSQKAAGIMQLQTRLAEFQKHLKEQNVFIPAATN from the exons GATTTTGGGTTCTATGGTAATAATGGTGGTGGGCAGGGGTCAAAGCTGGGAAGGAATATGCCGAGGAGTGTAAATGGAGGAAGCAATGAAGATGCTTCCACTCCTCCGGCTTGTTCACGCTCATCAAGCATGAGAAAGAACGGTAGCTTAGAGGGAATGTCGCCCAATGAGCTGAGTCCTGGATTGCTTGACTTGCATTCGTTTGATACTGAGCTCATATCAGAG GTTCCTTCTAATTACAATGGATTTTCCCTCAAGCAGCCTCTTGCTGCTCGAAGCTTTGATGATTCTGACCCATATATCTCCACTAACAAACTCGGTAATGGTGGGCGTGGTTTGGCTGATAACAACCTTCTTAAGAGCTTCTCTGCTGATAAGGAAAAGGCCAATGTTGCTAAGATCAAAGTTGTG GTTCGGAAAAGACCTCTTAATAGAAAGGAAATatcaaagaaagaagaagatgcCGTTGCAATAGATCCTCACAACAATTCACTTACTGTTCATGAAACAAAGCTGAAG GTTGACCTGACTGAATATGTTGAGAGACATGAATTTGTTTTTGATGCTGTACTGAATGAAAATGTTTCGAACGATGAA GTGTACTTAGAGACAGTGGCGCCCATAGTCCCATTAATTTTTCAGAGAACAAAAGCTACCTGCTTTGCATATGGGCAAACAG GCAGTGGAAAGACATATACAATGCAACCATTGCCTCTTAAAGCAGCTGGGGACGTCTTCTCGTTAATGCACCACAATTATCGCAATCAGGGATTTCAACTTTTTGTCAGTTTCTATGAAATATATGGAGGCAAAGTATTTGACCTTCTGAATGAAAGGAA AAAGCTATGCATGAGGGAGGACGGGAAGCAACAGGTCTGCATCGTGGGCTTACAGGAATACAGAGTATCAGAAGTGGAGACGGTGAAGGAATTGATTGAGAAAGGAAACGCCACCAGAAGCACGGGCACCACTGGTGCTAACGAGGAATCCTCTCGTTCACATGCTATACTTCAGCTTGCAATCAAGAGATTCGTTGATGGAAATGCATCAAAGCCTGCTCGAATTGTTGGCAAGCTATCGTTTATTGACCTAGCTGGTAGTGAACGCGGTGCTGATACCACTGATAATGACAAACAGACGAG AATGGAAGGTGCTGAAATTAATAAAAGCTTATTAGCTTTAAAAGAGTGCATTAGAGCTCTTGACAATGATCAAGGCCATATTCCATTCAGAGGGAGTAAGCTCACTGAAGTTCTTAGGGATTCATTTGTTGGCGACTCACGCACTGTCATGATATCGTGCATCTCACCAAATTCAGGATCGTGCGAACACACCCTCAACACGCTAAGATACGCAGACAG GGTCAAGAGTCTATCTAAAGGTAGTGGCCCCAAAAGAGAACCTCCTTCGTTGTCAAACCTCAGAAACTCGATTGCAGTCCCCTTATCCTCGGTTCTGCCAACTGTATCAGGCTCCGAGGAAAATATGGCTAATGTTTCTCAGGAAACTAGTAGAGCCAACTTGACTAAACAAACTGAAAAGGAGCCTTTTCAACACGTTGAGCGTGTTCCTAGTGGAAGATCACAATTCAATTTGGCTGATGACCAGAAGAGGAGAACTGGCCACATTGACATAAAAGAAAACGATTCTGATTATTTTGAAGAGGGCCGTGGACAAGAGAAGCCTTCATGGATGGTAAATAAAAAAGGTGATAGCTTCCAGATATCGACTTTGGAGGATAAGATGAGAAAAAATGGGCATAAGGATCTCCCGCACTTCGGGACAGACAACATAAATTCAGAGGACGATCTCAACACGCTGCTGAAG GAAGAAGAAGCTCTTCTTAATGCGCATCGCAAACAGGTCGAGGAAACCATGGATCTTGTCAGAGAG GAGATGAACCTGCTGGTAGAAGTTGATCAACCCGGTAACCAGCTTGATGACTATATCTCCAGACTGCATAGACTTCTGTCACAAAAGGCAGCTGGTATTATGCAACTACAAACCCGCTTAGCCGAGTTTCAGAAGCATCTCAAAGAACAGAATGTTTTCATACCCGCTGCTACTAACTGA